The sequence below is a genomic window from Temnothorax longispinosus isolate EJ_2023e unplaced genomic scaffold, Tlon_JGU_v1 HiC_scaffold_14, whole genome shotgun sequence.
GAGCGTATGGCAATACGGAACGGTGAAGAAAATAGAACAAGCGATAACGTCGTCTAAGACAACGCAACTTGGAAGGCGTTATCAAAGATTTAAATGGCTATATTGTACGGGAATAGCGTACGAACAACCGCGACAACTACGTACGAGTAACTATGTATGCGATGTCACGCGAATCACCCGGTATATATGGGAACTTTCCGAcgacgaacgcgaaaacatgTTTGCGACGAACTACGAGCGAACACGTGTGCGAAAACAAGAAGCGCACAATAAGGACATGTGATCCCATATAGCGAACGCGTGACAGCAAGCGCGAGCGACCGCGAGGAAGGGCGAGCGCTCGAGGACTCTCTCGCCAGCTACGGTATCGTGTGGACGCGTACATCTAACGCTCGAGCTGCGAAATACGAGAAGTCCCGCGTACGGAGCGAATCCGCTACATTATAGTTAATACAATTACGTTGTCTCAACGCGAACGTAGAATCAACTCGCATGGTGCGGTTACGCGTGCGGAAGAATCATGTAAAGAGATAGaggaaatatattcttattttaccCGAAACGTCTCGAGTGAATCTTTCTTGAATCTTTTGAATCTTCTTTCCGACACGGCCAGATTCCCGATCCCGAAATACCTACCCCTCTTACTTCTCGACGTCTACGACGACAATCCCACGGCGGTCCAGCGAAGGTCCCAAGGCAGTCCAGCGGTGCACAGCGGCAGTCCCACGACGGTCCAGCGGCAGTCCAACGGCAATCAGTCCAGCGTTCCTGAAACAGAAGGGAAAAAGGCGAGGGCATCGTAAGGGTCAGTGGCACATTTTCTAATATCTTTCTCGGTGGGCTTAGAAAAAAACCGAGTAGCGACcgtgataaattaaaattctaactGAGTCGTGGCATGGCCGACCCTCCGTCCGGTCACAACATAACCTTAACAGCCAATCGAAACGTCCGACAGAGCTTCGTTTTTAACCCTATTCGGTCACACTTTCCGAGAATCCCGTACCGGTCACACTGGGTAAAATACACCCCCAGCGTTTGCAcgtgtataaaaattgtaggtgaccttaaaaaagaaaaaaaatatcctgttGTAGTTTAAGTCTTCCTTAAAAAGACTGTACAggtttaatttgcaaaaaattaatttaacatatgtaaaaaaattgtttgaaaacaaaaaagtcGGAAAAGTGACTTTCACAAAAactaatgtaactttttcaatttttaagatattttaattttttaaacggtTTTTTCATCCTCAGATGACGCatttttcactaattattGCAGTTATGCGGCCgttccaaaaagtatattgATTTGAGGTTATAAAGGTGCGATTTTTttgcggaaaaaaaaaaaaatgccgaGAGAGAACTAACGGGCCGAAAAATATACACCGACGGAAATCGATACTTGAAGGTACTAACTACCTGTAGATGGCGGCATAAGGCCCATTTCCATTGGTTTACTAGGTCGTTTTTGAAGTCAAAAAACACTGGGGTGTATTTTACCCAGAGTGACCGAATAGGGTTAAGAAGTCAACAGTATggattcgctaccgcttagggttggtttataatagccgtaaccgttgatttaagccgtaatctttaagaaattgaccaatcacagtcgaatgtgagaagaataatcgactgtgattggtcaatttcttaaaaattacggcttaaatcaacggttaagcccgtatcagactaTGGATTGGGATTGTGGATTAGGGATTGGAAATGGACCAATCAAAATGCAGCAGGTCTGGATTGAGATTGTAAATCAGTATCACACtatgtattgaaaatttagATTGAATTAGGTTTATAGATTGCATATTAGAGGTCGTCCAATCATAACATTAGAGATAGAATGCAGATTTTGTAATCAAAAATTAGAGTCCAGTCTATTTTTCGAATCCTCCGTCGCATACCAGCCAATGAGCAACCGACTTTTGATAGCGTGGGAAAGTATTGCGCAACGATAAAGCAAGAGACTTTTTTTTGAGGTTAAAAGCAAGAGACAACAGAaggttaggttgtgaccggaacAACGATtgagatgataaaaattaatgtaatagccacttactacttgggaaattacggtcgccactgtattttcaGGCATCAATACAGAAAGCCCTGTTGTCACGAGGCCTCGATCCTTCCTTATAGCAAGATGGCTGCCGTCTATTACGCCGCGAACGTGTTGAATCCTATCGGCCACGCCCTGGTTAAGCGAACGTATTCTACGGTGGATAGGATATGCGCGGGGCTCTCGAATAAGCActtcactttttattataaaacaatacaaatttattattcttagaATACAGTACTCAATGCGATCGCGGACGTGTTCGCTCGTGTCGAGTTTTCGTAACCGTCGATCGTGTTCCGACGGGATCGGATGTTAATAGCGATATGCCGAACGTTTCAGCGCGCTCCTATATAGTCccgaatatattaattactcgCGATTGTCGTAACGCGTATACGGGATAAGCCCCAAGGGATCGAGTTATTGCACGTAACCGTCAGACGTGTTAACGCCTCGAAATACCACGAAGGACTGTCTGGAGGAACGGGTCGTGTTCTCCCACCTTGGGGCTTGCGCAGGCGTAGAGCCGTTGTTTTTGGCGCGCGTGGTGCAATGCTATAGCGCGCGCTGCGTCGGTCGGTGTTTCGTGTCGCTGATTGGCGCAGGCGACACGATCCCCTCGTGCAACGGACGAATCAGAGCTCACTGAGCCGGTTAGCTGGCTCAGCTCTCTGAGATAACGAGATACTGCATTCTGATTGGACGGCGGACAAGGGCTCTCGCTTCGACGCTCGCGATGCGGCAACCAATGCCAGCCGTCGCAATTTGCACAACGTGCAAGTTCGCGGCAAGTCACTCGACCGTTGCCGAGTGACCGTGTATGGTCATTGTGACGTTCCCCGTTATTGCCAGGTAGTATTTTATCTACCagaatcaattatattaattctccttttctttcacgTACCGGGACTTCGTGGGATTGCCTCGCCCAATCAATGGATCGGAAAGTGTCCTCGGTAAGTATCCGAACGGTAAGTATAACAAGTTATCgcatacaataaaaaatcgttaaatCTAATTGTTTCGACAgggaaaacaaattaattatacaatgtaaATATCGCGTTATCAAACGAATCTCGCTGTTTCGAGCCATGCTCGCTTCTCATTGGTCGTTCAGACGCTCTTGTGGTAGAAGGTCGCGCGATGCGCTTTCATTGGCTGAAGGCCTTTGAAAATCATAAATGAAtcggaaaatatgtaaaataatatcaaaatgcCAGGAATCAATCCTATTGGCTCTCGAACTGTctaaaatatctgaaattatCGAATcgatcgaaaataataaaatcttgtgTAAAATCGACTGAGTCGCATCCCATTGGTTGTTACGACTCGACATTCTGTCGAAACTGTCAAAACTTctgaaatttgaataattgaatataaaaatacttcaGGCGGACTCTATTGGTCCTCGCTCGTGCTCTCGGGCTGACAAGGATGCCAGACTCGCGGTTTTTGCCAGCCACAGCCAGCCAGTGGTGGAGATGGCCAGAGATGCCAACTTTACGTTTCAGAAACGCAGCCGAGCGCTTCTGCTGACTTCGGCCAACTTCGAGCGCGTCAGCGGTAGAAGAGGATAGACAGATCTGCTGTCTTCTTACTTCTCTCTCGGCTATTGGCTATGCGATTTCGGATCTCGTGAATGCCGAGTTGACGAGGCGACCAGACGACGCGTGACATTATATCGGCGCGCGACATTAATTATCGATGTATTTTcctacatattaataaatctaaaaaattatttaataaaaaattattatatacattgttttacatgttaatacataattaaaatttgaattaaaatataaaaaaatcgactCTTGGCCAAAATGTACgctttttcatataaaaagaatCTATTTAACAATCtctatttaagaattaatttcagcacaatgatattattaagcactaaaaaaattatagtttatactgttcttttttctgtctttgagtttatttttcattaaatgtaTAACGCACATATTGTTGCTCAACGGAAACCGCGAGAAAGTGGTGGTCTCTTCCGCCAAGAgggaaatgtaaaaataatttttacatttcctgggtgtgtgtgtgtgtgtacactACACATGCATTTATGTTCCACAAGCAATCGAGATGTCTATTACGGAAAGATTTCTTACGCTTCTAATTTTTAAGCGTGATGTTCATTACggacattatttattacacgcTTATAGTCTTTAAGCATATAATGTTCTACTACGGACAAGATGTTTTACACGCTTATCATTTTGAAGCGTGATgtcttttataaacaaaactAGCTTTTGATTCCGCGCGAAGCGGGGCGTATCTcattcccttttttttttgataaatccCTTTACCAGTCATCGCCCAAAtcaatcacttttacattttgtatctgtaatttttaatcaattttatttatataaaaaattaggatATTAAAATGGTGGACTTCCACACCACCCACGTTTTCCTGTtttttgacgtagaactacgtctttgTCGACACTAAAGGGGGGGGTAAATCCAGGAGCACAAATGACTTATGGGCGCAGAGCAGCCGATTTTTAAAAGCGCAAAGCAGCCGAATTTGAAAGACGCAGAGCAGCCAATTTTTATAAGCGCAAAGCAGCCCGAATTTTATGGCCGCAAAGCAGCCTAAAATTAACGCACAAATTAGTGTAAGATTATGTAACGTATGTTGaacttttcttaaattaattgttatttgacACTGAAGATGGTCCCATAAGGGGTTGAAACGTTTGTCAATCTGTACCTTAATATAGAATGTTACAACACTTCCACCTTCTTGCGGCTTGAtgctcttttttatttgattatctacatatatttatacatattatataaatatatttataaatttaataaaacatttgattTTGTTGGTCTGAAAAAGTGAAACagtgatttattttgattacaaatattttatttattatattattaaatagttattaattatattagtaaataaataacttataattgaaataaattactatttaagtatttactatttagtatgtatgtattcatttaaaataaaatattctttctaaaaaaggCACTTTAAATTGATACGCGATCGAATGTATCGAAGACCTCTCGAAAGTCTCAAAGTGTATTTGTTGGCAAAAATACACGCATGTATaccacatacatacatatacatacatgcatacatgTATCTCCGAAAGGTCGGACTACATATTGACGTAGtagtttttacaataattgtatttataaaaagctctttataaaaataattattcaaaaaaagatcgtataaatatgtataaacttACTCAAAAgtcattaaaaagaaaagcCACTGCATACTTATTTAATGAGAGTTTCGGTTTCACCGGAtgaaaattaatgacataGTTTGatggcaataaaaattaaattaaaaatttttttttttacagttgaATTATACAGAACCTCCTTCCACCTCTACAATCATTCAATTTCCTATGATAGAAGGCAAGGAACCAAATTCAAAAGTACAGAACTTTTATTATGAAACGCAATAACtgaatttgaataatatgAAGACACtacagttttaaatatttaagatatattagAGATTATTTCTAGTTAGAAGTTATGGTGCCGTGTTCCTAcacaaaatgttaattttgtttaaaaagtacCTTCATTATCATGTTACTTtcgtttaaaaatgttaatttcgtTCAAAAAGttgctttattataatttactgttttattaatttataggtacaagatgaattaataaatataagctGTTTAATAACTTGTGATATAGTTTCCAAAAAGGTTTATTTGTTCTTTACAAGTTCTTAAAaagttgtttttatttatagatataatataaatcattaattaaataaatagtttgtTGTGTATGcgggaaatatataaatatttttccattgaTCTCAAAATgcgatattaattatgataattactATAACTGTGAATTAGTGGTAGGTTTATGAGACAAacttcgaatattttattataaaatatgtggtGTACTGTACACATATAAAAGCTGTAATAATGTTGCATACAAAAAGATGTACAGTGAGGAGCATTAATGAGTTTTTCCGTTACCCGGTGAGTCTACGGTGCAGAGCGGTGCAGGCTGAGCGCGCTACGTAGCCGTCCACGCGGTCGCTAAAAGGTTCAAAATACAGAACCGCGAAACACGCGGTTTAAAAAAAGGTCTGTCCCGATAAGTACTCTTCTTGCGGCTGAGtgagtgataaaaaaaacagtggttaAGATAGACAAAAGTTGAATGCACACAAAGGAGAAGATCCATTATCGTGAGGCAATAGAAACCAATCACTAGGGAATATGTAGATGTATAATGTCAGTGTCATCTCCAGTCGGCTGATGGGCTACTCGTTTACTGCTGACATACATTGCAGGCTATGTATATCTACCAGACGAGGAANNNNNNNNNNNNNNNNNNNNNNNNNNNNNNNNNNNNNNNNNNNNNNNNNNNNNNNNNNNNNNNNNNNNNNNNNNNNNNNNNNNNNNNNNNNNNNNNNNNNNNNNNNNNNNNNNNNNNNNNNNNNNNNNNNNNNNNNNNNNNNNNNNNNNNNNNNNNNNNNNNNNNNNNNNNNNNNNNNNNNNNNNNNNNNNNNNNNNNNNNNNNNNNNNNNNNNNNNNNNNNNNNNNNNNNNNNNNNNNNNNNNNNNNNNNNNNNNNNNNNNNNNNNNNNNNNNNNNNNNNNNNNNNNNNNNNNNNNNNNNNNNNNNNNNNNNNNNNNNNNNNNNNNNNNNNNNNNNNNNNNNNNNNNNNNNNNNNNNNNNNNNNNNNNNNNNNNNNNNNNNNNNNNNNNNNNNNNNNNNNNNNNNNNNNNNNNNNNNNNNNNNNNNNNNNNNNNNNNNNNNNNNNNNNNNNNNNNNNNNNNNNNNNNNNNNNNNNNNNNNNNNNNNNNNNNNNNNNNNNTAAgcataaaatactttttgacCATCAACAAAAAAGAATGGATTTTCGGGtgtaattcttaataaattacacaatGCAACGTTATTTGAACCCATGTCACAAACAACTATACAAACTATTAAAcctatttcttttaatttttttatgtattttaaaagtgtagattttaatatttcagcCGTACATGATGTACGCGGTAACAAATAGCTAATTGGCTGcttccaatttttatatattccacgaattaaaaatactgtCGCCGAAGAACAAGGTTCGAATAATCGTTGATCGCCTATGTCTGTAAAACCAAGCACTTTATCTTTGcttatatcataatataagTGTGATTTTAAAGCCATCTCATCTAAACATAATACACAATACTTATTTAACTCTTCTAAGtcactaatttttattaagagattattaaataaattatcatttattccAGCTTCAAACgtcatattttgtatatacctATTTAAAGTACGCTTTGCGGGCAAGTGAAATATACCTTGCAACTGACGATATACTTTTGGacctttaaaatataattctaaacaAAACTGTTTTAATTCATTAGAGTACttacaaactttttttttgttataaaaaagtgCTTGATTTTGCACAAATGTTGCACATTCtggagataaaaatttgttacaatGATTATACCATTCGTCAAGTGACAGTTCCCGcgtgttttctttttcttcaaaatttttaagtttgtgTTCTAGATAATATATACGGTTTTGtgactttttatatttatgtttaagaTCTTCCATTTTATTCTGATAATCCCAGCAGGATGGAGTCTGTACTCCTCTGGTAGTAACACCTCTATCTGCTTCCTCTATATGAAAGATGATGTCCTCAGATTCTGTCATAGATTCTGCATCCTTAAGACTTACAAAGTCTGTTTGTGTTGCTTTACTTTTATTCTCGCTCAAAACCAATGTGTCAGTtgaatctaaaaattaatacataaatacataagaaaaatattcataataatgcttataatgttttaaacatatgcttaaattttgtaaagtaaaatagatttatatcaGTAATAGTTTATACCGTTTTCTATGTTTTCTTGAGTTGAATTTTCATAGTTCAATGATAATGCATGTTGGAACACAGTTGGAACTGCATTTGGCATtagtctattttttaaatcatttaagaAACACTTTTTCTCAAAGTGAACAGCACATAAACGATGAGAGTCGTATAATTTCTCAGCGTTCGGTATTAAATCGTATCGCATAGCTGCTTTCGCCCAAATTACGGCTCTGCAATACATAAACAATTATTCAACAACTTCAAACCgttttacgtatatattatatatagctatattcttatatattaaaatttatatttaatatggcgcaaaaacatataaatacagCATTggaataatatctatttttatttttatatttatttttatcttcctaaaattattagaatataatgAAAGCAATTACATAcctttctttatcttttggAAAGCGaaaaaatgatacattatCACAATtgttgtttaaacaattttgcaCAGCACACACACGATAAATCTTTTTGTCAAACATTTCTGGAATAAAAcacaaagttataaaatgtaaaagcgATGCTCAACGTGACGGTGACGTTCATTGAACTTGCAGGTTAAGTTTTCCTACCGCTGTGATTACAGTAACGGAGATAGGTTCTTTACTTTGAACGGGATTGGTGCATGCCCAAGAACATGGCCGCTTGAGATGCGCAAGCAAATCTGCGCGGCTGAGTCGAAAACGAAGTATTGTCCCTACTGTATATCCTTATACTGTGGTGCAAGTTCGCGGCAAGTCACTCGGACCGTTTCCGAGTGACCGAATATGGTCATGTTGACGTTCCTCGGTATAGCAGGTAAGTAATTCTTTACTAGAATCAGATCTACTAATTCTCCTCTTATTTTCAGGTACCTGGACTTCGTAGGATCGTCTCGCCCAATTATTGGACTGGTATGTCTCACCGGTATGTATAACGTcggtaagtataataatataagtatgcaataaaatatcgcTAAACATAATTGTTTCGACAGGGAAAAgcataaaatgaaattatataatatcaaacaCGCGTCATTGGTGAATCTCGCTGTTTCGAGCCGTGTTCGCTTCTCATTGGTCGATCCGACGCGCTTATCCAAATAGGTCGCGCAACGCGCTTTCATTGGCTGAAGGCCTTGTAAAATCGTATATTAATCTGAAAacgtgtaaaataatatcaaactGCCAGGAATCAATCCTATTGGCTCTCGGTGTATCAAAACtatctgaaaacaatatatctaTTGAAATCACCATTATTCGGTGTAAAATCGACTGGGTTGCTTCCAATTGGTCGTCATGGTGCGATATTCTGTCGGAACTGTCAAAACTATTCAAACTCAGTAAATGAATGTGAAATCAATCCGTACGGACGTCATTAGTCCTCGGTAATGCCCTCGGGCACGAATCGTAATAAAACAtgcgtaatataatatttcttaatctaGAACCAATCGTAGTTTGATCTCGGCACTCAATAGCATAATGTATAATGTGTAAAGTGTAAAGATTGTCATGACGGTTTGTACGTCGGGAAATGTTAGGATTAgaggaataaatattattgctgTAATTACTAGGTATTCTTTAAACTTCATTTTGtgaatctttatctttcttttttaaggtAGGTAATATGGTTCTGCTTTCGGTCCGTGTGAATATGTTAATAACAGAATGCAAACTATAGATATCGcgaataatatgaaaataaatgacaaaacTATAATTCTGAACTTGTCTGAGTCCATCTTGAACTCTGGCCTGTGATTGGCTCCCTAAAATGACTCTACTCGAATCTTTGTTgaaatactatttttaattctccAGGATTGCTGGGATTATGTTTgttgagataaataatttgtatttgtgTAAATGACgtgttgtattttaatatcgtgTGTTCTTACATCTAATACATGCACAATCtgatgcaaaataaaaataaaagaaatctcGTGTCTCTAGACAAATATCAGAGCTCCGCTCTGTCTCGTAAAACAAATCTCGCTTCGACTAGCGTAATTGCACATGCAGACTAAAAggtatatgttattaataaaaaatgttctttcaaaacaatcttataaaaattataaagtgcGCACGGAACTTATAGGTATATCCGCCGCCTGTGATTGGCCCTCCGGGACCGGTGTCTCCTCGACCTCGCCTCTCGCTCCTGGTTGGCTGGTCTCCTCCTCGTGTGCCTCGCCGTGTCCAGCGGGCTGTGTAAGACCCTCGGACAGTATGATGGTCTCTGCCACTGCCTCGGGAATCGATTGTAGGATCTGCGTACTTGAGATGCTCTCGAAGCTGCAGTCCTCCACGTTCTCTGCCTCCCGATTGATCTGCTCGATCTCCTCGTTTGACGGCTCCGCCATACTCTGCTCCCGAGCTGGTGTCTGGGATGCTGCTATTGGCTGGCAGTCACCGCTGCTGTGCACAGAGCTCGACGTTGGAACAGAGCCTTTAGGCACCGGTTCCAAGGGCTGGTGAGAAGGACAGAGGAGATTTTGAGGGAGACAAGAAGTTGGGTAAGGGTAGGTAACGAAATAGGAGAGGCATTCTGGACGGGGAGGGGGGTAAGACAAGGGTGCCCATTGAGCCCGTTATTGTTCAACGTGTTGCTAGCGGATATGGAGGAGGAAATGGGCAGGGTTAAATGGGGAGGGATAATGTTAGGAGGGAAGAGGGTGTATATGTTAGCGTATGCTGATGATGTAGTGCTAATTGCAGAGGACGAGGATCAAATGAGGAGCATGTTAGAAAGATTGGAAGGGTACTTAATAAGTAGGAAGAAACTGGAGTTGATTGtggagaaaacaaaaataatgaggTTTAAgaaaggaggagggagggacaGTAAAAGAAGATGGAGATGGGAAGGAAAAGAATTAAGGGAGGTTAAGGAATTTCGGTATCTGGGTTACGTGTTTCAAAGGAACGGAGGACAGGAAGCGCAGATGAAGGAAAGGATTAGGAAGGCGGCTGCGGTGATGGGAAAGGTATGGGGGATAGGGAAGAGAAGATTTGGGAAAGACTGGGGAAAAAGATTGTGGCTGTTTGATAGACTGGTGTGGACGGTGATGGGATATGGGGCAGAAATATGGGGatggagagagaaggagggaatGGAAAGGTTGGAGGAAAGGTATATCAGATGGGTATAGTAGATGGTAGTTTCGGGAGTAGACGGAAGAACGCCGTGGTACCTTGTTAGAGAGGAGCTCCAAAGGGAGAAATTAAAAGGGAGGGCGGAGATGAGGGGATGGAGATTCGAGAAAAAGCTAGAGGAGGGAAAAGAAGTGAGCTGGCGAGGCTATGTTAGGAAGAGTTAAAAAGAAGGGAGAAGGAAGGGAGAGAAGGATCAAGCTGGGAGCGGGAGAGAGGAAGTTTCTTTGAAGACAGGGGAGTGGGGCTGAAAAAACTGGAAAGGCTGAGAGAGGGTGGAAAAGAATGGTATAGAAAGCTAATTGGAGGAGATAAGGAGAAgcaaaggaaagagagatggGAAAAGATCGAggaatcaaaatataataaatggtacAAGGTAATAAAAGAAGAGGGCATTCCGGGATATCTGAAGAAGGGTTGGGGAGAGAGTAGGTGGAGAAGGGTGGCGAGGTTTAGATTAGGGAATGAGATGAGAGAGAGCAGGTACTGGGAAggggaaaagaagaagaaatgtaGGATGTGTGAATATAAAGAGGAAATGTGGGAGCATGTATGGGAAGAATGTAGAAAATGGAAATCAGAAAGTGGAAGTTGGCAGGAAGCGGTAGGGTGTGTGCTAGATGAAAAAGGGGGAGGTGAGGAATGGATGATGGAAATAGAGGGGGAAAAAATGgaaggaaaagaggaagataAGAGCACCAGAGGGATGGAGGAGAAGCTTTTCTGACCTCTgacgagaaaaagaaggataagaggaaaagagagtgGGCCGAGTAGGGAGGAGCCGTGACAGGAAGGAGGGAGGCAGAAGAACACAACTCGGAGGAAgcagaggaagaggaagatgGGCGAAGAGGGGTACGGGGAAGGAGggggaaaataataattgtgagGTCGCAAATGGCCAGGTAATACGGGGATGTGTTGTAAGAGGTTTGGGTACGTTCTTCACAAAAACGCCTTGTAAACCCTACGGGGAAAGGCAATAAACTAATCATACATATCTGTGAAAATAGCAATcagatttatttgaaaataaaataaataaatcaaaattaaagataaacataaaataaatgataaatatatcaaaaaattatgctatactatataacgtttatactatttatttatttttatttttttaaattattttatgtgattTTACATCATTACatcgaaagaatatttttacatttaaatttccaTTGTTATCAGGTATAAcgcaatgaattttttatgtgttCGGTATAGGTTTAACACGacttgaaaaatgaaaaattactgAAGCACtggaaactttatttttcaaatttttaacctGGGAACTTCTATTTGattgttgaaaaatgttttaatgagtaaaatgtattacttttttaataccaGCACAAGGATTCTCTAActccttaacgacagtttcggtatcgttccacagcttttttaccatatataatacttacgcaatgatatcaatatattataaaaaataccataaaaaattcattgcgTTATACCTGATAACAATGGAAATTTAAAcgtgaaaatattctttcgatGTAATGATGTAAaatcacataaaataattttaaaaaataaaaataaataaatagtataaacGTTGTTATATAACAGAGCTCGGCAAGAAATGCACATTTCGGCCGATTTTCAGTTGACTCCGCCTCCCGCTCTCCTCTTACCGCAACGTCCCGCGCGCAGCCTACGAGCTTCGCGAGGCTCAGGACCGTGCCGTTTCGCGACCGCATCACCGTACCGGCACCCCGCGAGTGTTTTGTTAATAGTTTTCCGCATCACCCATGGGGTACTATTattgacgcgtttttttttttaagtggtaTCCTCTGTAAGCCTAATCCACTGAAGACAGACAACcctttcataaatttaattaattggaaCTTTAATTAATGAGGAAAcagaattatatgtatatatatatatatatatatatatatatatatatatatatatatatatatatatatatatatatatgtatatatgtatatatatatacag
It includes:
- the LOC139823600 gene encoding uncharacterized protein, which translates into the protein MEEEMGRVKWGGIMLGGKRVYMLAYADDVVLIAEDEDQMRSMLERLEGYLISRKKLELIVEKTKIMRFKKGGGRDSKRRWRWEGKELREVKEFRYLGYVFQRNGGQEAQMKERIRKAAAVMGKVWGIGKRRFGKDWGKRLWLFDRLVWTVMGYGAEIWGWREKEGMERLEERYIRWV